The sequence below is a genomic window from Phycisphaerales bacterium AB-hyl4.
CGTCACCGCGCGACAGCTTAATCAACGTCAACGGTTCAATGGTTATGGTCATGGCGTTGAAGCCCTGCATTTGTCGTGCTCAACCGCGCAGCCAAGCAGCCTCCAAAACCTCCGCGCTCATCCAACGCCCACGCTCACCCCACGGCCAACTCTAGGCGCGAGCAAGCGATGTCGTCCGCGACATCGGCGGCATGACACATATTTTCAACCTCATTGTCAGCCAAGCTGCTTCAGTGGATCAGTCACAACCGCAACACCCGATGCAAAGACATGAACAACGCCGCTTCGCCGGCTTTTCACCACGATAACTTCAGGACGACACCGAAGCGTCCGCCAGCTTCGAAAGCAACCGCTCGCAAACCGCCCGAGGTGACGCATCCCCGCAAACACACGAACTCACCGCCACGCCTTCAACCCCCGCCGCAACCAACGCCGCCACATTGCTCGGCGAAACCCCGCCAATCGCCAGGTGCGGCAACCGCCCCCACCCCACATACTGCTTCAAATACCCCGGCCCGACAATGTGCTTTTTCAACTTCGTTGTTGTTTCAAACATCGGCCCCACGCCGCAGTAGTCCGCACCGTCTGCCAGTGCCTGCTCCGCCTGCGCCAGCTTCGACGTGCTCACCCCTACCAGCAATTGCCGACCCACCAGTTGACGCACGCCACGCACCGACAAATCCCCCTGCCCCACGTGTACGCCATCCGCCCCGGCCAGCAACGCAACGTCCGGCCGATCGTTCACCACCACCGACACACCACTCGGCCGAGCCAACTCCACCAACCGCGACGCCCGCTCCAGCAACGCCCCCGCCTCCAGCGATTTCTCACGCAACTGCAGACAGTCCGCCCCGCCTTCAATGCACGCCTCCGCCACCGTCAGCCAGTCGCGATCCGGGCATAGTGACTCGCTGATCAGCACGCACAGCCGCCACTGCTGCCGTCGCCCCGTGCCCATTGCTGCGGTCAGCCGCTGCTCGATGTCATACCCGCGATAGCGCAGCGATTCGACGCGCGACGCAAACGCAGGCGAGCCCACATCGTCGCCCCTCGGCAACGTCTTGCCATACTCCTCCATCGCCCGCAGCGCCTCGCTCAACCGTTTGCCCGCGGCGATCGCCACCTCCGCCACGCCAGCTCGCGACTGTTCCGCCTCGGTCGTGATCCGCGTCCCCACATCGCCCGGCGTGTCGCGCGACGCCTCCAGCCCCGCCACGCCCGACACCGCTGCCGCCAGGTCATGCCGCAGTTGCTTGATCGCCTCCGTCATCGCCGCATCATCCAGCACGAACCGCGCCGCCTCCTCCATCACCCGCAACGCTTCGCGGGCGCGGTTCGCGTTCGCATCCAGTATTCGTCCTACATCAGTCATAGCCCCCCAGTTTACCGCCCGCACCGACCATGCGTCACACACACCCCGAACCTGGCAATGATCAAGCGAGGTCGCAATATCTACCGCCTCCGTTCGTGAAAGAACGCGACCCCCGCCGCCAGCATGAACGCCGCGCCAATCAGCTCAAGCGTCTCCTCCACCAGCCAGTCCATCAGCCAGAACTCCAACGGCTGATGGTGGTCGTAACGAACGAGGTCGCCGCCGACCATTGCATGGATCCACGTTCCCGCTGCGATGTACCACTCGCCCACGTGACGCGAGGCTGAAAACGTAGACACCGTCGCATACGTCGCGAAGCCGATCAGCAGATACCAGCGCGTGTTTCGATAACCCCACATCGTCCGCCCGTATCGCAGCACTGCGTACACCGGCACGGCCGCGATCAAGAGAAAACAAACCCCTTCCGCCAACATGCTCACGAAGAATGAACCGCTGGCCGTGTGCGCCCACTGGCGAACCTGGTGACGTGGGTTGCCCGCGTCTTCAATGAGCATCACCGTCAGCGCGACGCTCATGATCAGCCAGAACCGCGCCGCCGCCCGCTCACTCGGGTCCGCTGCATGCCAGCACCGCCCCGCCAGCATCGCTGCCAGCACGCCAGCGATGCCCAGCGTCATCCACTGCAGCATCTCCGTCACGCCGCCTTCCATGAACAGGCGATGCCAGATCGTCGGGTCCTGCAACCCTGTCGCGATCAGTCGATCGCGCAACCCCGCGACGTTGCCCACATCCACCACGAAAAAAACGCCCCACGCCGCAGCGAGATACCCGCCCGCGAACAACAGCACATGCCAAGGCGACAGCCCCCGTTGTTCAACCTCAACGCTCATCATGCCACCTCGCCCAGAAACCCACGCTCGCCGCGACCCCGATTGTTGCCAATCGATCGTATCCGACGTGATAAACAAGTCGAGCCGGAGAAGAATGATCGCCCGGCCGAAAAATTGTTGTGGCAAAACCGCGCCGGATCGGATTCAATAAACTGGGCACATCGTGGGGAGGCAAGTCATGAACCAGTCGCACTCATCCCAGCCTGTCGGCGACGCATCCGCCGACAGCACGACAAGCCGGCCGATCGACCTGCCCGGCCGACGCGCCATCGTCGTCGGCTTCGGCGTCGTCGGCCGCATGACCGCCGAGCGACTTCGAAACGTCGGCGTCAACGTCACACTCATCGAACTCAACAGCACCACCACCCAACGTCAGGCCGACCTCGACCGCCAGGTGGTGCTCGGCGACGCCACCGATCCGAAAGTCCTCCAGCAGGCGGGCCTCAACGACGCCGACGCGCTCATCCTCACCCTCCCCGATGCCGACGACACCCTGCGCGCCTGCCGCGTCGCACGCCAGTTGAACCCCGACATCTTCATCGCTGTCCGCGTCAACTTCGTCAGCCAAGCCATGCTCGCAACCCAGGCCGGCGCCGATCAAACCATCATCGAAGAAGT
It includes:
- the thiE gene encoding thiamine phosphate synthase, encoding MTDVGRILDANANRAREALRVMEEAARFVLDDAAMTEAIKQLRHDLAAAVSGVAGLEASRDTPGDVGTRITTEAEQSRAGVAEVAIAAGKRLSEALRAMEEYGKTLPRGDDVGSPAFASRVESLRYRGYDIEQRLTAAMGTGRRQQWRLCVLISESLCPDRDWLTVAEACIEGGADCLQLREKSLEAGALLERASRLVELARPSGVSVVVNDRPDVALLAGADGVHVGQGDLSVRGVRQLVGRQLLVGVSTSKLAQAEQALADGADYCGVGPMFETTTKLKKHIVGPGYLKQYVGWGRLPHLAIGGVSPSNVAALVAAGVEGVAVSSCVCGDASPRAVCERLLSKLADASVSS
- a CDS encoding NAD-binding protein: MNQSHSSQPVGDASADSTTSRPIDLPGRRAIVVGFGVVGRMTAERLRNVGVNVTLIELNSTTTQRQADLDRQVVLGDATDPKVLQQAGLNDADALILTLPDADDTLRACRVARQLNPDIFIAVRVNFVSQAMLATQAGADQTIIEEVVTAQAMQQAVVNQLTQ